The Streptomyces cyanogenus DNA segment GACGTCCTCGAGGCCGGCCTGCCGCGCCCACGCCGTCAGCCGGCGCCCGGCGTCGGGCTCGCCGCCGTTGGCGCGGGCCACCCGCTCGTACAGGTCCAGCCAGTCGTCCAGGCCGGGCACCGCCGGGTACCAGGTCATCGCCGCGTAGTCGGCGTCCCGTACGGCGATGAACCCGCCCGGCTTCGTCACCCGGTGCATCTCGCGCAGCGCCCGCACCGGGTCGCCGACGTGCTGGAGCACCTGGTGGGCGTGGACCACGCAGAAGGTGTCGTCCGGGTGGTCCAGGGCGTGCACGTCGGCCACCGCGAAGTCCACGTTCGTCAGCCCCCGGGCGGCGGCGGTGGCCCGGGCCTGCTCCAGGACGCCGGGCGCCCGGTCGACGCCGGTGACCCGGCCGCCGGGGACCCGTTGCGCCAGGTCGGCGGTGATGGTGCCGGGCCCGCAGCCGATGTCCAGGATCCGCATGTCGGGCTTGAGCACACCGAGCAGATAGGCAGCGGAGTTGGCGGCGGTCCGCCAGGTGTGCGAACGCAGCACCGACTCGTGGTGCCCGTGCGTGTAGACGGCGGTCTCCTGCGCTTTCGGCATGGCTCTACCCCTTCACCCTGGTCAGGCGGACCGGCCGGACCGTCCGTCCGCCGGTACGCCTTCACCGTACGCGCGCATGCCGCATGTTGAGACCCGCGTTTCGCCATCTGGACTGACGCGTATTCAGGCTCATCTGACTGATCGTCAGAAACCCGTCTCAAGAGGGCGGTAGACCGTCAGCGCCTCCGGCAGCTTCTCCAGCGTCATGTCGCCCGACACCGTCGTGACCTCACCGTCGTATGCCAGCGGGGTGTCCGGTTCGATGCCGGTCAGCCGTAGCCGGTTCACCTGTACCGCCGCGTGCGCGGGCGACCGGGTCAGCGGGCCGGCGGCGGCCGCCGCGAGCAGCCGCAGCGCGGGCCTGCGGCTGCCGTGCACCACCCGCACGTCCAGCAGGCCGTCCGCCAGATCGGTCCGGCGGCCCGGTGCGAGTCCCATGCGGTGGTAGACGCCGTTGCCGACGAACAGCAACCACAGCGGACGCCGTTCACCGCCCACCTCCACCTCCAGCGGATGCCGGTCGGCGCGCAGCACGCGCAGTGCGCCGAGCACCCCGGCCGGCCAGCCGCCGATCCGGTGCG contains these protein-coding regions:
- a CDS encoding class I SAM-dependent methyltransferase; protein product: MPKAQETAVYTHGHHESVLRSHTWRTAANSAAYLLGVLKPDMRILDIGCGPGTITADLAQRVPGGRVTGVDRAPGVLEQARATAAARGLTNVDFAVADVHALDHPDDTFCVVHAHQVLQHVGDPVRALREMHRVTKPGGFIAVRDADYAAMTWYPAVPGLDDWLDLYERVARANGGEPDAGRRLTAWARQAGLEDVTATSSTWTFATPEERAWWSGLWADRTVASDYAHRAGEGGHATAEQLRAVAEAWREWGRQEDGWFAVLHGEILCRKEA